Within the Candidatus Methylomirabilota bacterium genome, the region TGGTGCGGCTGCTCGCCGCCAAGGCCACTGGCGCGCCGTCGGACCTGCCGCCCGCGGTCGAGACGGTGGTGTTCCGCATCCGCGGCCCGCGCGTGCTCGCCGCCCTCGCCATCGGCGCGGCGCTGGCCGCCGCGGGCTCGGCCTATCAGGGTCTCTTCCGCAATCCACTTGTCTCGCCCGACAT harbors:
- a CDS encoding iron chelate uptake ABC transporter family permease subunit, with translation MLIAAALLVALTFVSFSVGRFPVGPTAMVRLLAAKATGAPSDLPPAVETVVFRIRGPRVLAALAIGAALAAAGSAYQGLFRNPLVSPD